Proteins encoded in a region of the Mucilaginibacter sabulilitoris genome:
- a CDS encoding flavodoxin family protein: MKAFMINCTLKRNPDFSNTGALAEKAAAQFKELGIETEIVRLNDYKVLTGNSSDEGEGDQWPVLLEKIKSCNIFIIATPIWMGHLASTSQKVIERLDAIFRDENLSSKENGQYMPYNKVGGCLITGNEDGAHSCAAQVLWSLQEVGFTIPPNVNAYWVGMAGGEKDYVEAGGERYLYTNKSLRYMTANLAFMAGLLAENPFTTNLLEEDKKAVAESDKEGE, encoded by the coding sequence ATGAAAGCATTTATGATCAACTGTACATTAAAACGCAACCCGGATTTTTCCAACACCGGCGCGCTGGCTGAGAAAGCTGCGGCTCAATTCAAAGAACTGGGGATAGAAACGGAGATCGTCAGGCTTAACGATTACAAGGTCCTGACCGGCAATAGCTCGGATGAAGGTGAAGGAGATCAATGGCCCGTGCTACTGGAAAAAATCAAGTCTTGTAACATCTTCATTATTGCCACCCCAATATGGATGGGCCATCTCGCCTCAACCTCACAAAAGGTGATCGAACGTCTAGATGCTATCTTCCGTGATGAGAACCTGAGCAGCAAGGAGAATGGTCAATATATGCCTTATAATAAAGTAGGCGGCTGTCTGATTACCGGAAACGAGGATGGTGCCCACAGTTGCGCCGCGCAGGTACTGTGGTCACTCCAGGAGGTCGGCTTTACCATTCCCCCAAATGTGAATGCCTATTGGGTGGGTATGGCCGGCGGCGAAAAGGATTATGTCGAGGCTGGTGGCGAGCGATATCTGTATACCAATAAAAGCCTGCGTTATATGACAGCAAACCTTGCCTTTATGGCCGGGTTGTTAGCCGAAAACCCTTTTACGACCAACCTGCTGGAAGAGGACAAAAAAGCCGTGGCAGAAAGTGATAAGGAGGGGGAATAA
- a CDS encoding FecR family protein, translating to MNQQQADQLIEKYLNGSASADERHLIENWYASQSEKRLLSDTDDFEHLYAELLKKTLIKANIKPRKGIIRLWPVIAAAASIVLAVTISIYFYKKELPDLTASAPHRKAPVRDVSPGSNKAMLTLASGQRIMLTGAQNGRLASDNNVVIDKTADGQLRYQGGSANSEKVNYNTMTTPRGGQYNVILADGTKVFLNAESSITFPTDFKGNDRTVRLEGEAYFEVAHNPLKPFRVISNHQTIEVLGTHFNVHSYPDERLIKTTLLEGSVKIISGAKTTMLKPGQQAQLDASSTQLGINISEVNTEEAVAWKNGLFEFNNSSIEDVMQSAARWYDLDVSYADHPSDIKITGSMSRNVNLSGLINLLEFEGAKFRINGKSVKVLN from the coding sequence ATGAACCAACAGCAGGCAGATCAGCTTATTGAAAAATATTTAAATGGGAGTGCTTCAGCCGATGAACGGCACCTTATCGAAAACTGGTACGCCTCGCAAAGTGAAAAAAGACTTTTGTCCGATACGGATGACTTCGAACATCTGTATGCCGAGCTTTTGAAAAAAACGCTCATTAAGGCAAATATTAAACCCCGAAAAGGGATTATACGCTTGTGGCCGGTGATTGCCGCCGCGGCTTCCATCGTATTGGCGGTTACCATTTCAATTTATTTTTATAAAAAAGAGCTGCCGGATTTAACCGCGAGCGCGCCACACCGTAAAGCTCCCGTGCGCGACGTATCACCGGGTAGTAATAAAGCTATGCTTACGCTTGCCAGCGGACAGCGGATTATGCTTACTGGTGCCCAAAACGGACGTTTGGCCAGCGACAATAATGTAGTTATTGACAAAACCGCAGATGGCCAGCTGAGGTATCAGGGTGGCAGCGCTAATTCCGAAAAAGTAAATTATAATACGATGACCACCCCTCGTGGCGGGCAATACAATGTAATACTTGCTGATGGAACAAAGGTGTTCTTAAATGCCGAATCTTCTATTACTTTTCCAACTGACTTTAAGGGAAATGATCGTACGGTGCGTCTTGAAGGTGAGGCTTATTTTGAAGTCGCCCATAACCCTTTAAAACCGTTCCGGGTTATTAGTAATCATCAAACAATTGAAGTGCTGGGCACACATTTCAATGTGCATAGCTATCCTGATGAGCGGCTTATAAAAACAACCTTGCTGGAGGGAAGTGTGAAAATTATTTCGGGCGCAAAAACAACAATGCTTAAACCCGGCCAGCAAGCACAGCTGGATGCTTCTTCAACGCAATTGGGGATAAATATCAGTGAAGTTAACACAGAGGAAGCAGTAGCCTGGAAAAACGGGTTGTTTGAATTTAATAATTCGTCTATTGAAGATGTCATGCAAAGTGCCGCGCGTTGGTATGATCTTGACGTCAGTTACGCAGATCACCCCTCTGATATTAAAATTACCGGCAGCATGTCCAGAAATGTGAATCTGTCGGGGCTGATCAACCTGCTCGAATTTGAGGGCGCCAAATTCCGCATCAATGGAAAAAGCGTTAAAGTACTTAATTAA
- a CDS encoding RNA polymerase sigma factor, with translation MSPLTTLTDIELADLIKSGSQPAFQVVYNRYWRLLYGHIYKMLRDEEDAKDILQDVFSGLWLYPEKIPELSNLAGYLYTIARHKVLNAIRKNKYRNDYLESLAIYVSEASEETLQYIDTRDLMAAIEKEIAALPPRMRQVFELSRKENLSHKEIGKLLGTSDETVKKQINKSLKVIRYNLKESGGTALLLLALWR, from the coding sequence TTGTCCCCTTTAACTACTTTAACGGATATCGAACTGGCCGACTTAATAAAGTCGGGTAGCCAGCCCGCATTTCAGGTTGTTTATAACCGCTACTGGAGGCTGTTGTACGGGCATATTTATAAAATGCTAAGAGATGAGGAGGACGCTAAGGATATTTTACAGGACGTTTTCAGCGGTTTATGGCTATATCCGGAGAAAATACCTGAATTGTCAAATTTAGCAGGCTACCTGTACACTATCGCGCGACACAAAGTATTGAACGCAATCCGGAAAAATAAATATAGAAACGATTATCTCGAATCGTTAGCCATATATGTCTCAGAAGCAAGCGAAGAAACGCTTCAGTATATTGACACCCGTGATCTTATGGCTGCGATAGAAAAAGAAATAGCTGCTTTACCGCCTCGGATGCGACAGGTGTTTGAATTGAGCCGGAAAGAAAACCTGTCACATAAAGAAATTGGTAAATTGCTGGGTACCTCTGATGAAACCGTGAAAAAACAGATCAATAAATCGCTCAAGGTGATTCGATACAATTTAAAAGAATCGGGCGGTACCGCCCTGTTGTTACTGGCTTTGTGGCGTTAG
- a CDS encoding SusC/RagA family TonB-linked outer membrane protein, with protein sequence MKIKLKPGAIWPGMSKLLLVMKLIAVILFVAFTQVHAGSFAQNITIHESNVSVEKILQQIKKQSNYHFIYDSKLGLLKTKMVTVQADGATVNQVLDQCLKGLPLSYTIIQQTIAIKGKQEENQTNVPQKVPVTITGTVSDAKGLPLPGVNVVLKGTSTGAITDINGNYRLKLTDNKGVLVFSFIGFISQEVTITPDNTVINVQLKDEPRNLNEVVVVGYGTQRRGDITSAISSVKSENFVKGSVTDAAQLIRGKVAGLAVATTDGNPTATSQINLRGITTILSGTAPLVLIDGVPGTLTTVAPEDIESIDVLKDGSAAAIYGTRGTNGVILITTKKAKANTAPTIELNTYFSTQRITKKLDFMNADEYRQLVAQKKPGATDYGHDTNWLDQVTQTPFSQVYNLSLKGATQNTNYVVNFNYRRLEGIMKQSDNNILYPRIEVNHTMFDGKLKFNANLSGFEQRNYVGTSGDLNNISGLPDAGYNSGVYRNALTYNPTDRVKDDNGEFVEHPDKTDYQNPVSLLQNTVGLMKNSNLRTIGTITYLPINDLNIKLLGSRNLNNSNVGYYETKDQYSTVHDGKNGYAAITNLRNQEDLLELTANYSKRFNDHQINVLAGYSWRQLGSQFSSMSNFDFPTDEFTYNNIRAGLALSRGQSTLFSYQAENKLISYFSRVNYSYKDKYLLTASIRREGSSKFGANHKYGNFPAVSGGWNVMKESFLEDSKTLSNLKLRAGYGITGTEPALPYQSLDKLNFNTYNYFNGQFIQVVNPSSNANPDLRWEKKAEINIGLDYGFLNNRISGSIDVYKRKTTDLLFNYPVASPPYLYNNIIANAASMQNKGIEVQINAIPVTTTNFQWSTSVNYSTNRNKLLSLSDKNFQLASGFFDVGNTGEPIQQQTGRVQIGQPLGNFYGFKSVDIDDTGHWIIQGADGKPKPIANQTANDKTILGNGLPKHYLNWNNTFTYKQFDLNISMRGAFGFQIYNSAQLYYSAPVMLTRGNLLKGSYDKIYGKVALADDQSLQYVSYYIENGDFWKIDNVTLGYNIPVKIKAIKGIRVYASASNLKTFTGYKGIDPEVSILTSNNSSGVLAPGVDDKNRYPATSTYTLGAFFTF encoded by the coding sequence ATGAAAATTAAATTAAAGCCCGGGGCTATATGGCCCGGTATGTCCAAACTATTGCTGGTTATGAAACTTATTGCTGTTATATTGTTTGTAGCATTTACACAAGTACATGCCGGAAGCTTTGCACAGAACATCACGATACACGAAAGCAATGTTTCGGTAGAGAAGATACTGCAGCAGATCAAAAAACAAAGTAATTATCATTTTATTTATGACAGTAAGCTTGGCTTACTAAAAACAAAAATGGTAACGGTCCAGGCGGACGGTGCTACTGTAAATCAGGTTTTGGATCAGTGTCTTAAAGGTTTACCATTAAGTTATACCATTATACAACAAACCATTGCGATAAAAGGCAAACAGGAGGAAAATCAAACAAACGTTCCCCAAAAAGTACCGGTTACCATCACCGGTACAGTAAGTGATGCCAAAGGGTTGCCTTTACCGGGCGTAAATGTGGTGCTGAAAGGCACTTCAACGGGCGCTATTACTGATATTAACGGTAATTACAGGTTGAAACTCACTGATAATAAAGGAGTACTTGTTTTTAGTTTTATAGGCTTTATTAGCCAGGAGGTTACTATAACGCCGGATAACACGGTGATAAATGTGCAGTTAAAAGACGAGCCTCGAAATCTGAATGAGGTTGTAGTAGTAGGTTACGGTACCCAACGACGTGGTGATATCACCAGTGCCATATCCAGCGTTAAATCCGAAAACTTTGTAAAAGGCTCGGTCACCGATGCAGCGCAACTCATTCGCGGTAAAGTGGCCGGTTTGGCCGTGGCCACAACGGACGGTAACCCGACTGCTACTTCGCAAATTAATTTACGCGGTATTACAACCATTTTATCAGGTACAGCCCCATTGGTTTTAATTGACGGCGTACCGGGAACGCTGACCACCGTTGCACCCGAAGATATTGAATCAATTGATGTATTGAAAGACGGTTCGGCCGCGGCAATTTACGGTACCCGCGGAACAAATGGTGTAATACTGATTACCACAAAAAAGGCAAAGGCCAATACGGCGCCCACCATCGAGCTTAATACTTATTTTTCCACCCAACGTATTACAAAAAAGCTTGATTTTATGAATGCTGATGAATACCGTCAGCTTGTAGCACAAAAAAAACCTGGTGCCACCGACTATGGACATGATACGAACTGGCTTGATCAGGTCACCCAAACTCCATTTTCGCAGGTATATAACCTGAGTCTTAAAGGGGCTACTCAAAATACTAACTATGTAGTTAACTTCAATTACCGGAGGCTTGAGGGTATAATGAAACAATCCGATAATAATATATTATATCCACGCATTGAGGTTAACCACACCATGTTTGATGGCAAGTTAAAATTTAATGCTAACCTGAGTGGTTTTGAACAGCGTAACTATGTAGGTACATCAGGTGACCTCAATAATATCAGCGGTTTACCTGATGCAGGATATAATAGCGGTGTATACAGAAATGCCCTCACTTATAATCCCACAGATCGCGTTAAAGACGATAATGGGGAATTTGTTGAGCATCCGGATAAAACTGATTATCAGAACCCTGTTTCATTATTGCAGAATACAGTAGGACTAATGAAGAATAGTAATTTGCGCACAATAGGAACTATTACGTATTTGCCGATAAACGACTTGAACATTAAATTGTTAGGTTCGAGAAACCTCAATAACTCTAATGTTGGGTACTATGAAACAAAAGACCAATATTCTACAGTTCATGACGGCAAAAACGGTTACGCCGCTATAACCAATCTTCGCAATCAGGAAGACCTGCTTGAATTAACAGCTAACTACAGCAAGCGATTTAATGACCATCAGATCAATGTGTTGGCAGGATATAGCTGGAGGCAATTGGGCTCGCAATTTTCAAGTATGTCAAACTTTGATTTTCCGACCGATGAGTTTACCTATAACAACATACGTGCAGGGCTGGCATTATCACGCGGTCAGTCAACATTGTTTTCTTACCAGGCTGAAAACAAGCTGATTAGTTATTTTTCACGGGTAAATTACAGTTATAAAGATAAATATTTGCTCACTGCGAGTATACGTAGGGAAGGTTCTTCAAAATTCGGGGCAAACCATAAATACGGAAATTTCCCTGCCGTTTCCGGCGGTTGGAATGTGATGAAAGAGTCATTTCTTGAAGACAGCAAGACATTGAGCAACCTGAAATTAAGAGCAGGCTATGGTATAACAGGAACAGAACCAGCATTACCCTATCAATCATTGGATAAGCTAAACTTTAACACGTATAATTACTTTAATGGTCAATTCATACAAGTTGTAAATCCTTCAAGTAATGCCAACCCCGATCTGCGCTGGGAAAAAAAGGCAGAAATAAACATAGGACTTGATTATGGATTTCTCAACAACCGCATAAGTGGATCGATAGATGTGTACAAACGTAAAACTACCGATCTGTTGTTTAATTACCCGGTAGCATCTCCACCATATTTATATAACAATATTATAGCCAATGCCGCTTCTATGCAAAATAAAGGCATTGAAGTACAGATTAATGCCATTCCGGTAACAACAACTAACTTTCAGTGGAGCACATCGGTAAATTATTCAACCAATCGTAATAAACTGCTTTCGTTGTCAGATAAAAACTTCCAATTGGCGAGTGGTTTTTTTGATGTTGGTAATACCGGCGAACCTATTCAACAGCAAACCGGTCGTGTGCAAATCGGGCAGCCGCTGGGTAATTTCTACGGTTTTAAAAGTGTTGACATTGACGATACCGGTCATTGGATTATTCAAGGTGCCGACGGTAAACCAAAACCTATTGCTAATCAAACAGCCAACGACAAAACGATACTTGGTAACGGTTTACCAAAACATTACCTCAACTGGAACAATACTTTCACCTATAAGCAATTCGACCTTAATATCAGCATGCGGGGTGCATTTGGCTTCCAAATATATAACTCGGCGCAATTATACTATAGCGCGCCTGTAATGCTGACCAGGGGTAATCTTCTAAAGGGATCATATGATAAAATATATGGCAAAGTTGCGCTCGCCGATGACCAGTCATTGCAATATGTAAGTTATTATATAGAAAATGGCGATTTCTGGAAGATAGACAACGTTACACTTGGCTATAATATACCTGTAAAAATAAAGGCGATTAAAGGCATCCGGGTTTACGCTTCTGCATCCAACCTGAAAACCTTTACAGGTTATAAAGGTATTGATCCGGAAGTGTCTATCCTTACCTCAAATAACAGTTCAGGAGTACTCGCCCCGGGTGTAGACGATAAAAATCGTTATCCGGCTACTTCGACTTATACCTTAGGCGCATTTTTTACTTTTTAA
- a CDS encoding M15 family metallopeptidase: protein MKQFTASNFKNNCTIDEDFEPTLIKINSIAEKFNITVFVTSSFRIDANVAGAIVTPATHSNHMVGHAIDCNLELDGAFFNSARMLTDTGVVRRFINEVKAQGIRWGGDFGKPDPVHFDDGLNIKDMAAWTAKFNEIHNIA from the coding sequence ATGAAACAATTCACAGCATCCAATTTTAAAAACAACTGCACCATTGATGAGGATTTTGAACCAACCCTTATCAAGATCAACAGCATCGCGGAGAAGTTTAATATTACTGTATTCGTGACTTCTTCCTTCAGGATTGACGCCAATGTGGCCGGGGCTATTGTGACTCCCGCTACGCATAGCAATCATATGGTCGGTCATGCAATTGATTGCAACTTAGAACTGGACGGCGCCTTTTTTAATTCTGCCCGAATGCTGACAGACACGGGAGTTGTAAGGCGATTTATTAATGAGGTGAAGGCTCAAGGCATCCGGTGGGGTGGCGACTTTGGTAAACCTGATCCTGTTCATTTCGATGACGGTCTGAATATTAAAGATATGGCCGCGTGGACAGCGAAATTTAACGAAATTCATAACATAGCATAA
- a CDS encoding RagB/SusD family nutrient uptake outer membrane protein, translating to MSNLKYIAAVSVLMITALTACKSNLDEVVYSDVTSTTYKYDNTNAAIGIVYAKMRDMFGHQNYYMLEETTSDELVMPANASGWDDGGIYKHMHLHTYNSEDPQLNNMFNTFYSGIINCNRIIEQIEKGTIAPVAGSSKEALLGEMRTVRAFYYWLVCDNFGNAPLVTTSGKELPQMTARKDIYDFVVTELTASIPALSEVQDKTMYGRFNKWAAKALLANVYLNAQVYAGQAKWAECLAQCNDIVGKYTLENNYSDIFKTQNENSPEIVFAIPFDQTLAQGLFTEMYSWHGALKGKKNMQATPWGSGSAMGISQFIDTYSANDERLNDTWLIGPQFGTDGKPLLGSYDQAGKPLNFTKDIPNGLFTGESEGYRMNKFEVQLGAMSNLSNDFPFFRYGQVLMMKAECLLRTGDAAQAAALVTQVRARAFKKNPAEAAVTAADLTKNTVYKYGYVENYKIVDPADQSTVQYGGFLDQLGYEFAWEGFRRRDDIRFGVYTKKSWLSHKPKGDDKIIFPLPQQALNSNPNLKQNPGY from the coding sequence ATGAGCAATTTAAAATATATAGCAGCTGTGTCGGTACTCATGATAACCGCTTTAACGGCATGCAAAAGCAATCTTGATGAGGTTGTTTACTCAGACGTTACCTCAACAACTTATAAATATGATAATACCAATGCCGCCATTGGGATTGTATATGCTAAAATGCGCGACATGTTTGGCCATCAGAACTATTATATGCTGGAGGAAACTACTAGTGACGAACTAGTGATGCCTGCTAACGCCTCGGGCTGGGACGACGGCGGTATCTACAAACACATGCACTTGCATACCTATAATTCCGAAGACCCCCAGCTCAATAATATGTTCAATACATTCTATTCGGGAATAATTAATTGTAACCGGATCATCGAGCAGATAGAAAAGGGAACAATAGCTCCGGTAGCCGGATCAAGCAAAGAAGCTTTACTTGGAGAGATGAGAACGGTACGGGCATTTTACTACTGGTTGGTCTGTGATAATTTTGGAAACGCGCCTCTGGTAACAACATCAGGCAAGGAACTTCCGCAAATGACCGCCCGTAAGGATATTTATGATTTTGTGGTAACCGAATTAACAGCTTCCATACCGGCTTTGAGCGAGGTTCAGGATAAAACGATGTACGGCCGTTTTAATAAATGGGCAGCCAAAGCACTGCTGGCCAATGTTTATTTAAACGCACAGGTTTACGCGGGCCAGGCTAAATGGGCGGAGTGTTTAGCACAGTGTAATGACATTGTGGGTAAATACACACTTGAAAACAACTATTCCGATATTTTTAAAACCCAAAATGAAAACTCACCTGAGATCGTGTTTGCCATACCCTTTGACCAAACGCTGGCACAGGGCTTATTTACCGAAATGTATTCCTGGCATGGTGCTTTAAAAGGCAAAAAAAATATGCAGGCCACACCATGGGGATCCGGGTCGGCTATGGGCATATCGCAATTTATAGATACCTATAGCGCCAATGATGAACGTTTAAATGATACCTGGCTTATAGGGCCGCAATTTGGCACAGATGGCAAACCTTTATTGGGTTCCTATGACCAGGCTGGCAAACCATTAAATTTTACTAAAGATATTCCTAACGGATTATTCACCGGAGAATCTGAAGGCTACCGCATGAACAAGTTTGAAGTTCAGTTAGGGGCAATGTCAAATCTGAGCAATGACTTTCCTTTTTTCAGATACGGACAGGTATTAATGATGAAAGCGGAATGTTTGTTAAGAACGGGCGACGCTGCGCAAGCCGCCGCTTTGGTTACACAGGTAAGAGCCCGGGCATTTAAAAAGAATCCGGCCGAAGCTGCTGTTACCGCCGCTGATCTTACCAAAAACACGGTTTACAAATATGGTTATGTTGAAAATTACAAGATTGTAGATCCTGCCGATCAGAGTACCGTACAATATGGCGGATTTTTAGACCAGCTGGGTTATGAGTTTGCCTGGGAAGGTTTCAGGAGACGTGATGACATACGCTTTGGTGTTTATACCAAAAAAAGCTGGTTGTCGCATAAGCCTAAAGGCGACGATAAGATCATTTTCCCGCTACCGCAACAAGCGCTCAATTCAAACCCAAATCTTAAACAAAATCCAGGTTATTAA
- a CDS encoding NAD-dependent epimerase/dehydratase family protein: MCWIPIGLKKLVNTSGTTQIYHLAAMLLATGEQFPKQTWDVKGLLNVLEVARQEKVSKVFWFGSIAVFGPDSPREFCPQHTVTEPVTVYGISKCAEEYWCRYYFEHYGLDLRSLRYPGSICPEKLLLKTCNIKPIALTFYSNLSYRLTTR, encoded by the coding sequence ATGTGCTGGATACCGATTGGCCTGAAGAAACTGGTAAACACCAGCGGTACGACGCAGATCTACCACCTGGCCGCGATGTTATTGGCCACCGGCGAACAATTCCCCAAACAAACCTGGGATGTGAAAGGCTTGTTGAATGTTCTGGAAGTGGCCCGCCAGGAAAAAGTGAGCAAGGTTTTCTGGTTCGGCAGTATCGCTGTATTCGGGCCTGACTCGCCAAGGGAATTTTGTCCGCAGCATACCGTTACTGAACCGGTTACTGTTTACGGGATAAGCAAATGCGCAGAGGAATATTGGTGCCGTTATTATTTTGAGCATTACGGGCTCGATTTGCGCAGCCTGCGTTATCCCGGTTCGATCTGCCCAGAAAAATTACTTTTGAAAACCTGCAACATCAAACCGATAGCGTTGACTTTTTACTCCAACTTATCTTACAGATTAACAACACGTTAA
- a CDS encoding DNA/RNA non-specific endonuclease, whose protein sequence is MSGLDTAGGAILSDTYTFNAGMEFQRQNICTEIATEELCRKLTGYEGPEITDSVKIWCDTYGTQRTYTKDDLTITVPSHYYKIIKYLDHTTNQVVTLCYWMPNQPTERRAMLPQRMVDHAVLVNNLGFDPQVVFKE, encoded by the coding sequence TTGTCAGGCCTGGATACTGCTGGCGGCGCGATATTATCCGACACCTATACCTTCAACGCAGGCATGGAGTTCCAGAGACAAAATATCTGCACGGAGATCGCCACCGAGGAATTATGCCGCAAGTTAACTGGTTACGAGGGCCCGGAAATAACAGATAGCGTCAAGATCTGGTGCGATACCTATGGCACCCAGCGCACGTATACCAAAGATGACCTGACCATAACCGTACCTTCTCATTATTACAAGATCATCAAATACCTTGACCATACCACTAACCAGGTAGTGACGCTATGTTACTGGATGCCCAATCAGCCTACAGAGCGACGAGCCATGCTCCCGCAGCGGATGGTTGACCATGCGGTATTGGTAAATAATCTTGGATTTGATCCGCAAGTCGTATTTAAAGAATAA